TGCGGCATCAGCTGAGCATGACCACCGGCCTCGACGATACCCCGCCCCCACCCTGCGACAACGAAAGCACCGCGCCCGGCTGCCTGCGCTACCTCGCCGACGCGGGCACGCGCTGGGCCTACCACACGGGCCCTTACCGCCTGCTGCTCGATGTGATTGCCCGGGCCAGCGGCCTCAGCATCAACCAGTACACCAACCAACGCCTGGCCGCGCGCATTGGCATGAGCGGCGCGTGGGTCAACGGCGTGTACTACAGCCGCGCCCGCGACATGGCCCGCTTTGGCCTGCTGATGCTGAACCGCGGCACCTGGGAACAAACACCTATCCTGACCGACGCCACTTACTACCAGGCCATGACCACGCCCGCGCAGCCGCACAACCGCGCCTACGGCTACTTGTGGTGGCTCAACGGGCAGGCGTCCTATATGCTGCCCACCTCGCAGCTGGTGTTCAGCGGCCCGATGGTGCCCACCGCCCCGGCCGACATGATTGCCGCCCTAGGTAAAAACGACCAGAAGATTTACGTGGTGCCGAGCCTGGGGCTGGTGGTGGTGCGCCAAGGCCAATCGGCCGGGGCCTCCAAGCTGGCCGTATCGTCGTTTGATGCAGAGCTGTGGCGGCGCCTGATGGCAGCCATGCAGTGCCGCCCGCTGGCGGTGCGCGCCGACGCCGCCCCTGCCGGCATAACCGCTTACCCGCAGCCGGCGGCCGAGCAGCTCTTGGTAACGCTGCCATCCGCCCTAGGTACCTGCACCCTGCACCTGACCAATGCCCTGGGCCAGGAGGTGCACGCGCAGCTAGGCCACGGGCCGGTGGCGGCGCTCGATCTGAAGCGGCTGGCCCACGGCGTGTATTTTCTGCAGGTGCGCAGCCCGGCGGGGCAGCTATTGGCTTCGCGCCGCATCGTGCACTAAACCGTAAATAGCACTTTAGGGGTAGTTTTGGCCTTTTCGGGCGCGCGTCTACGTGCTAGCCACATCGGAGGTTGCGCAAAAAACCCGTGCCGACACGGATTGCGGCGCCCCCTAGTTGGCAGCTTACTTTGCAAGCACCAAACCGATGTATTGCTATCCACTCGCTCACTTAAACCGCTACCGAAACTAAGCGCCCCATACCTTACTTACCGGCCGGGCGCTGCCGGAATTACGCCAACTTGTGATGAATCACAGTGCCGTACAAGCCCCTCCGCTACCACGGAGGGGCTTATCGTTTTTGGGCCCTTTGGTGGTTGGCCTCCCGGCAAACATTTGTCCGGGCGCCCGGGTAGTATCTGGCAAATTGTCGTCCGGTTTATCTATTCAGCTTTGTTATGGCCCGTTCCCGCCGCATTTGGTTGCCTTTGTTAGCCGCAGTGCTCATGTTGGCCACGGGCGCCGTGTTGGTGGGCTGTTCGTTGTCGGCACCGCGCTACCGGGGCCCGCGCTCCGAGCACTTCAACGGCAAGGAGTTCGTCAATCAGCCGCCCGTAGAGGAAAAGGGCTTTGGCGGGGTGCTGAAATGGCTGCTCAACCGCGACAAGGACGCGTGGCCCGAGCAGCCCAACGCCTTTGTGGGCCCGCCCCCGGCGCGGCAGGTAGCCGCCGGCGAAGTCCGCCTCACGTTCGTGGGCCACGGCACGTTTTTGCTGCAGGTCGACGGGCTGAACATTCTTACCGACCCCATCTGGAGCGAGCGGTGCAGCCCCTTTAGCTGGATTGGCCCCAAGCGCATGCGCCCGCCCGGCCTGCGTTTCGAGGAGCTGCCGCGCATCGATGCCGTCGTCATCAGCCACAACCACTACGACCACCTCGACCTGCCCACGCTGCAGCGCCTCGCCGAGCGCGATAAGCCGCTGATGCTGGTGCCCCTAGGTGTAAAGAAGCTGCTCGACCAGGAGGGCATTGCCAACGCCGCCGAGCTGGATTGGTGGCAGCAGCACGACCTAGGCAAAACGGTGCAGGCCGTGTGCGTACCCGCGCAGCACTTTTCGGGCCGTGGCCTCTCCGACCGCAACGCCACGTTGTGGGCCGGCTGGGTGCTGCGCACCCAGGCCGGCAAGCTCTACTACGCCGGCGACACGGGCTACGGCCCTTTTCTGCAGGAAATTGCCCGCCGCGAGGGCCCCATCCGGCTGGCCATCCTGCCCGTTGGTGCCTACAAGCCGCAGTGGTTTATGGAGCCCATTCATATGTCGCCGGCCCAGGCCGTGCAGGCCCACCGCGACCTAGGCGCCGCCCAAAGCGTGGCCACTCACTTCGGCACCTTTCAGATGGCCGACGACGGCCTGACCGAACCCGTAACCGATTTGCGACAGGCCCTGAAAGCGCAACAAGTGCCCGATTCGGCGTTTGCGGTGCCGCGCGAGGGCGTGGCCTGGCGCCTGCCCTAGGTGAGGCCGCCCAATTTTGGACCGGGCACTTGCAACCATCGGGCGGTTTGCCGGCTCTTGCCTAAGCCCGTGGCTTGGTTTCAGCCGAGTACGGGCTTACGGGCCAACGCTTTACCACATGCGCCAACTTTACGCCACGCTCCTTGCCGCGGGCTTGCTCCTAGGCCTTCCGGGGTGCTTTATCGATATCGACGAACGCCCCGCGCTGCCGCCCTACCGCCCGCTCCTGATGGCGCGGGCCACGCTGGAGCAGTCGGTGGCCCTGGTGCCGGCCCGGCCCATGCGCAACACCGGCAAAATTTACCTCAAGGGCAGCTACGTGTTCATCAACGAGCGGTACGAAGGCATCCATATCATCGACAACCACGACCCGGCCAAGCCCCGCAACGCGGGCTTTTTGCGCATTCCGGGCAACATCGACGTGGCCATGCGCGGCTCCTTGCTGTACGCCGACAACGCGGTGGATTTGGTTATCGTCGACCTGGCCGACCCCACCGCTGCGCGCGTGGTGGGCCGCACCCGCAACGCGTTTCCGGAGCTGGCCCCGCCCGAGCCGGCCAGCATCGAGCCCGAGTACCGCCCCGAAAACCGCCCCACCGACGCCATTGTGGTAGGCTGGCAAAAAGTAAATCCGTAGCCCCATGAAGCTCACATACTTTTCGGGCCTTAGCGGCCTAGGTGTTTTGCTGCTTGGTCTGCTGCTGGGGCTGGGTGGCTGCGCCGCCGATGCGGCGGATAGCGGTCCGCGCGGCGCCGATGTAGGCCAGGGCGGCTCGATGGCGCGCTTTGCCATCATGGGCAACACGCTCTATACCATCGACGAGCACAGCCTGCGCGTGTTCGACCTCAGCAACCCCGCCAACGCCTCGGCCGTGCGCGTCACCAACCTGGGCGTGGGCATCGAAACCATCTTCCCGAAGGAACCTTACCTGTTCATCGGTACGCAACAGGGCATGTTCATCTTCGATGCCAGCAACCCGCAAAACCCCAGGCAGCTCAGCTACTTTCAGCACGTGGTGAGCTGCGACCCGGTGGTGGTGCAGGGGCGCTACGCCTACCTTACGCTGCGGCAGGGCCGGGCGTGCGGCGGCGGGGTAAACCAGCTGCAGGTCGTGGATCTGCAAAACCTGCAGCAGCCGCGCCTGGCCCAGATTTACCCCATGACCAAGCCCTACGGCCTGGGTGCCGACTCGACGCAGCTGTACGTGTGCGACGACGGCCTGAAGGTGTTTGACCTGCGCCGCGCGCCCACGCTCACGCAGCGCGAGCACCACCGCATCGAGGCGTTCGATGTGATTCCGAACCAGGATATGCTGCTGGTCGTCGGGGCCGATGGGCTGTACCAATACCGGCGCGGCAACAACACGCTCACGCAGCTCAGCATGCTGCCCGTTGCCCGCCCCTGATGCTGCTGCCGCCCCTGCCTCCTCGCCCTGTTGCCGGCCGCTGCGCCCTAGGCGCCCTGTGGCTGCTGATGAGCTTGCCGGCCGCGGGCCAGGCGCCGCAGGCACCTGCGCGCCCCCGCACAGCGCTGCTGAAGCTGAACGCGTTTCAGCCGCTGGCCCGCAGCTACCAGCTGGAGCTCGAAAAGCAGCTGCCCGGCCACCCCAAGCACAGCCTCGGCCTTACGCCGCAGCTGTACCACGGGCGCGTAACCCAGCTCACCTCCGACCAAGAAACCCAGCCCGACGAACGCCTGCGCGGCTGGGGCCTGGAGCTGCTGCACCGCGCCTACCTCGTCCCGAACACCGATGCCGCCATGGCCGGCTTTTACGTTGCCTACGGCCCGCAGTACCAGCGGCTCGAAATGCAGTTTAAAGCCAACGGCTGGCAGCAGCTCCTCGCCAACGACGGCCTTACCTACTACCAGTACGGCCCCATCGACTACACGGAAACCATTCGGCGCTACGGGGCCACGGCCGTGCTGGGCTACCAGAGCCCCCTCGACCTAGGGCGCGTGTACTTGGATTTTTACCTGGGCATCGGGTACCGCAACACCCAATTCAGCTCGGCCTTTCCGGAAAGCCGCTACCGCACCGGCCTGCTCGACTACGCTTACCAGGGCTTTTACCTGCCCGCCGGATTTAAAATAGGCTTTGCGCTATAAATAAAATTCTTCCCGTGCCGGGCCGCGCTGGCAGGGCCGCCATTCCGGCAGCGCACCTAGGGCCAAACCCGAACCGCGCCCGCAGCGCGGCCACACGCCGCCGCACAATTATCCGAATGGTGCTTTTCTCATATTGAACGGCTGCTAATCGTAGCTAAAAGGCTCGCTCCTGGCAATTTAACAAACTATAATTCATGCTTTTGCCGAGTGGTTGTTGGCAAAACTGCGAGTTTGGATAGTATCTTCGTAGCTAATACGCCGCCTTAGCTGCACCAATTGCTACATGAAACACTTTTTACTCGCAGGCTTTTTGAGTTTGGCAGCCGTTGCACAGGCTCAAAACGTTGCGTATCAGACGCCGCCCCGGGCCATTGCCGATATCGTTGAGGCGCCCGTAACGCCCCGCATCAGCCTATCGTCCGACGGTAAGTGGATGGCCATGCTGGCCGTGCAGGATATGCCCTCGATTGCCGACCTCTCGCAGCCCGAGCTGCGCCTGGCCGGCCTGCGCATCAACCCGCGCACCAACGGCCCCAGCCGCATCAGCTACTCCACCGGCCTGATGCTGCGCCGCCTCGAAGACGGCAAGGACATGGGCGTGCTGAACCTGCCCACCCAGGCCCGCATCAGCGACGTAAGCTGGTCGCCCGACAACAGCAAGCTCGCGTTTTGCCACACCACCGGCAGCGGTGCCGAAGGCCGCATCGAGCTGTGGGTGGTTGACGTAAACACCTTCGCGGCCCGCCGCGTACCCGGCATCACGCTCAACGCCACGCTGGGCACACCCTACGAGTGGGTTTCCGATAACCAAACCCTCATCGTACGCGCGCTGGTGGCCGGCCGCGGCGCAGCGCCCAGCGCTACCGCCGCCCCTACCGGCCCCGCCGTGCAGGAAAACAACGGCAAGGCCGCCGGTGCCCGCACCTACCAGGACTTGCTCCGCAACCCTACCGATGAGCGCCTGTTCGAGCACTACGCTACCTCGCAAATGGTGCGCGTAACGCTCGAGGGCAAGCTGCAACCCATCAGCCAGCCCGGCCTTATTCAGTCGGCGGTGCCTTCGCCCAACGGCAAGTACATTCTGGTAAAAACCCGCCACCGGCCCTACTCCTACAACCTGCCCATCAGCAGCTTTCCGCTGAAAGTGGAGGTGTACGACCTGGCCACCGGCGACCCGGTTAAAATGCTTGCCGACCTGCCCCTGGCCGACAACGTGCCCACGGCTTTTGATGCGGTGCCCACCGGCCAGCGCGGCCACGGCTGGCGCGCCGATGTGCCCGCCACCCTGTACTGGGCCGAAGCCCAGGACGGCGGCAACCCCAAAACCGAAGCCGCCATTCGCGACAAGGTATTTACCCTGCCCGCGCCTTTTACCGGCCAGGCCGAAGAATTTGCCGCCCTGCCCCTGCGCTACGACGGCGTAACCTGGGGCAACAACTCGGTGGCGCTGGTATACGGCAGCCGCTGGGCCGACCGCAAGGAAATTACCTGGCGCGTGACGCCGGGCGCCCTGCCCTCGCTGGCCGTGCTGTACGAGCGTTCGTCGCAGGATAAGTACACCGACCCCGGCACCGCCTACACCAAGCGCAACGCGCAGGGCCAGCCGGTGCTGCTTACCGATGTCGCCAACAAAACCATCTACTTTACCGGCCTGGGTGCCTCGCCCGAGGGCGACCGTCCGTTTGTAGACGAGTTTGACCTGGCCACCAAGAAAACCACCCGCTGGTGGCGTTCGGAGGCTCCTTACTACGAGGTGCCGCTGGCCATTCTCGACCCCGAAAAGCGCCGCATCGTTACCCGCCGCGAAGCCGTCGACCAAGCGCCCAACTACTACGTGCGCGATACCCGCGGCGGCAAGCTCACGGCTCTTACCAAGTTTCCGAACCCCTACGCGGCTTTCGGTGGCTCCTTTAAAAAGCAGGTGCTCCGCTACAAGCGCGCCGATGGCGTGGAGCTGACCGCCAACCTGTACCTGCCCCTCAACTACAAACCCACCGACGGCCCGCTGCCCACGCTGATGGAAGCCTACCCGGTGGAGTTCAAG
The sequence above is drawn from the Hymenobacter sp. YIM 151858-1 genome and encodes:
- a CDS encoding LVIVD repeat-containing protein produces the protein MKLTYFSGLSGLGVLLLGLLLGLGGCAADAADSGPRGADVGQGGSMARFAIMGNTLYTIDEHSLRVFDLSNPANASAVRVTNLGVGIETIFPKEPYLFIGTQQGMFIFDASNPQNPRQLSYFQHVVSCDPVVVQGRYAYLTLRQGRACGGGVNQLQVVDLQNLQQPRLAQIYPMTKPYGLGADSTQLYVCDDGLKVFDLRRAPTLTQREHHRIEAFDVIPNQDMLLVVGADGLYQYRRGNNTLTQLSMLPVARP
- a CDS encoding serine hydrolase; this encodes MLLLLFAGALPLAAQNALYFPPNSGTTWATTSPQSLGWCQPQLDTLLNYLASKRTKSFIVLKDGRMVVEQYYGTYTRDSVWYWASAGKSLTAALVGIAQQDGLLSLADSTSRHLGRGWSGAPAAKERLITVRHQLSMTTGLDDTPPPPCDNESTAPGCLRYLADAGTRWAYHTGPYRLLLDVIARASGLSINQYTNQRLAARIGMSGAWVNGVYYSRARDMARFGLLMLNRGTWEQTPILTDATYYQAMTTPAQPHNRAYGYLWWLNGQASYMLPTSQLVFSGPMVPTAPADMIAALGKNDQKIYVVPSLGLVVVRQGQSAGASKLAVSSFDAELWRRLMAAMQCRPLAVRADAAPAGITAYPQPAAEQLLVTLPSALGTCTLHLTNALGQEVHAQLGHGPVAALDLKRLAHGVYFLQVRSPAGQLLASRRIVH
- a CDS encoding S9 family peptidase; translation: MKHFLLAGFLSLAAVAQAQNVAYQTPPRAIADIVEAPVTPRISLSSDGKWMAMLAVQDMPSIADLSQPELRLAGLRINPRTNGPSRISYSTGLMLRRLEDGKDMGVLNLPTQARISDVSWSPDNSKLAFCHTTGSGAEGRIELWVVDVNTFAARRVPGITLNATLGTPYEWVSDNQTLIVRALVAGRGAAPSATAAPTGPAVQENNGKAAGARTYQDLLRNPTDERLFEHYATSQMVRVTLEGKLQPISQPGLIQSAVPSPNGKYILVKTRHRPYSYNLPISSFPLKVEVYDLATGDPVKMLADLPLADNVPTAFDAVPTGQRGHGWRADVPATLYWAEAQDGGNPKTEAAIRDKVFTLPAPFTGQAEEFAALPLRYDGVTWGNNSVALVYGSRWADRKEITWRVTPGALPSLAVLYERSSQDKYTDPGTAYTKRNAQGQPVLLTDVANKTIYFTGLGASPEGDRPFVDEFDLATKKTTRWWRSEAPYYEVPLAILDPEKRRIVTRREAVDQAPNYYVRDTRGGKLTALTKFPNPYAAFGGSFKKQVLRYKRADGVELTANLYLPLNYKPTDGPLPTLMEAYPVEFKDKKNAGQVSGSPYTFTRIGYGSPIFWVTQGYAVLQGASIPIVGEGDKQPNDTYIEQLVSSAKAAIDEGKRMGVVDPNRVAVMGHSYGAFMTANLLAHSNLFRAGIARSGAYNRTLTPFGFQGEERTFWQAPEVYNAMSPFNYANKIKTPILLIHGELDNNSGTFPIQSERFYSALKGHGATTRYVVLPFESHGYAARENIMHMLWEMNAWLDKYVKNPTTAAAN
- a CDS encoding MBL fold metallo-hydrolase codes for the protein MARSRRIWLPLLAAVLMLATGAVLVGCSLSAPRYRGPRSEHFNGKEFVNQPPVEEKGFGGVLKWLLNRDKDAWPEQPNAFVGPPPARQVAAGEVRLTFVGHGTFLLQVDGLNILTDPIWSERCSPFSWIGPKRMRPPGLRFEELPRIDAVVISHNHYDHLDLPTLQRLAERDKPLMLVPLGVKKLLDQEGIANAAELDWWQQHDLGKTVQAVCVPAQHFSGRGLSDRNATLWAGWVLRTQAGKLYYAGDTGYGPFLQEIARREGPIRLAILPVGAYKPQWFMEPIHMSPAQAVQAHRDLGAAQSVATHFGTFQMADDGLTEPVTDLRQALKAQQVPDSAFAVPREGVAWRLP
- a CDS encoding LVIVD repeat-containing protein, which gives rise to MRQLYATLLAAGLLLGLPGCFIDIDERPALPPYRPLLMARATLEQSVALVPARPMRNTGKIYLKGSYVFINERYEGIHIIDNHDPAKPRNAGFLRIPGNIDVAMRGSLLYADNAVDLVIVDLADPTAARVVGRTRNAFPELAPPEPASIEPEYRPENRPTDAIVVGWQKVNP